A genomic stretch from Luteolibacter flavescens includes:
- a CDS encoding benzoate/H(+) symporter BenE family transporter, with protein MLKDFSLSALVTGFVSVLVGFTSSVAIIFQATQNLGATPEQTASWLWAIGMGMGIPSIVMSLVTRKPILIAWSTPGAAVIGAAAAAGHLTMPQAIACFLLNGVLIAIAGFSRGFEKIMNRLPLPLASALLAGVLARFALDAFVAIPRNPLLVLTMAAAYVLGRRWWPRANVPVILIVGVAIAAAQGLLRMELVPWSLTMPVWVSPEWSVPALIGTGIPLFIVTMASQNLPGIAALRVGGYEAPVSKIIGWTGVSTFLLAPFGAFGINLAAITAAFCIGPEAHPDPRRRYWASASAGVFYLLVGLFGATVAGLFAAFPKEMVLAVAGLALLTTIGNALSAALSDEGFREASIMTFFVTLSGITLLGIGAAFWAIIAGGIVLALRRKAV; from the coding sequence ATGCTGAAGGACTTCTCGCTCTCCGCCCTCGTCACCGGATTCGTGTCGGTGCTGGTGGGCTTCACCAGTTCGGTGGCGATCATTTTCCAGGCGACGCAGAATCTCGGCGCGACGCCGGAGCAGACGGCCTCGTGGCTGTGGGCGATCGGCATGGGCATGGGCATTCCCAGCATCGTGATGTCGCTGGTGACGCGGAAGCCCATCCTGATCGCTTGGTCGACGCCGGGCGCGGCGGTCATCGGGGCGGCAGCCGCGGCAGGCCACCTGACGATGCCTCAGGCGATCGCCTGCTTCCTGCTGAATGGCGTGCTGATCGCAATCGCGGGATTCAGCCGCGGCTTCGAAAAGATCATGAACCGCCTGCCGCTGCCGCTTGCCTCGGCGCTGCTGGCCGGGGTGCTGGCGAGGTTCGCGCTGGATGCCTTTGTCGCCATCCCGCGGAATCCCCTGCTGGTCCTCACCATGGCGGCGGCCTATGTGCTCGGCCGGCGCTGGTGGCCGCGGGCAAATGTCCCCGTCATCCTCATCGTCGGCGTGGCCATCGCGGCGGCGCAGGGGCTGCTGCGGATGGAGCTGGTGCCGTGGAGCCTCACCATGCCGGTGTGGGTCTCGCCGGAGTGGTCCGTGCCCGCTCTGATCGGCACCGGCATTCCCCTCTTCATCGTCACTATGGCGTCGCAGAATCTGCCCGGCATCGCCGCGCTGCGGGTGGGCGGCTACGAGGCGCCGGTGTCGAAGATCATCGGCTGGACCGGCGTGTCCACCTTCCTGCTCGCGCCCTTCGGAGCCTTCGGGATCAATCTCGCGGCGATCACCGCGGCATTCTGCATCGGCCCGGAGGCTCACCCGGACCCGCGGCGGCGCTACTGGGCATCGGCCAGCGCGGGCGTCTTCTACCTGCTGGTCGGGCTCTTCGGCGCGACAGTCGCCGGGCTCTTCGCTGCCTTTCCGAAGGAGATGGTGCTCGCCGTCGCCGGGCTGGCCCTGCTGACCACCATCGGGAATGCGCTCTCCGCCGCCCTGTCCGACGAGGGATTCCGCGAGGCATCCATCATGACATTCTTCGTCACGCTGTCCGGCATCACTCTGTTGGGAATCGGTGCCGCCTTCTGGGCGATCATCGCCGGGGGCATCGTCCTGGCATTGCGACGGAAGGCCGTTTGA
- a CDS encoding serine/threonine-protein kinase: protein MPADDSSIPLGGLSPADLLRQGAAEDTLLDGPRAPFVPPSLEEMAAIFPQFEILELIGQGGMGAVYRVRQRELDRIVALKILPPSIGEEASFADRFAREAKALAKLNHPGTVTIHEFGQQGRLYFIVMEFVDGVNLRQLLENGRISPREALAIVPQICDALQFAHDLGIVHRDIKPENLLIDRRGRVKVADFGLAKLVGGETDDAGATGFASGSMVTEAGKVMGTPRYMAPEQLESPAEVDHRADIYSLGVVLYQMLTGELPGERLEPPSKKVRLDVRLDEIVLRALEKQPELRYQQASVMKTRVEQASGPPPRTSIRGRAWWSNFLQAAGALLLVIGFMGMLRPSGGRQVTSLYRSNSGDPAAITSALVEVIRDTGPNTSLAGSKDSHTWWISVHHADGQTAHDEFNRVHQKIQERLGDKIGAVTESRTTSASPSPFSRILSGYLLAGVWTGLAGALLAISSPQLSSSTRSGRIALGAFIAALAGSGLVNTFASLEHRFSGVIFGAVALLVSLVCGLMGRHSREGRIALAGFWVVLFLWAVQMPWSIIRFPRAPDAGFRRVPLTASVNPIRETAALELPVEESRSPLLPP from the coding sequence ATGCCTGCCGATGACTCCTCCATACCGCTTGGCGGGCTCTCGCCGGCTGACCTGCTGCGGCAAGGCGCGGCGGAGGATACCTTGTTAGACGGGCCGCGCGCGCCCTTCGTCCCGCCGTCGCTGGAAGAAATGGCCGCGATTTTTCCGCAGTTCGAGATCCTCGAGTTGATCGGCCAAGGCGGCATGGGAGCCGTCTACCGGGTCCGCCAGCGTGAGCTCGACCGCATTGTCGCCCTGAAGATCCTGCCGCCCTCGATCGGCGAGGAAGCTTCGTTTGCCGACCGTTTTGCCCGCGAGGCCAAGGCGCTGGCAAAGCTGAATCATCCTGGCACCGTAACCATTCACGAGTTCGGCCAGCAGGGCCGGCTGTATTTCATCGTGATGGAGTTCGTGGATGGCGTGAATCTCCGGCAGCTTCTTGAGAACGGCCGGATCTCCCCGCGCGAGGCCCTGGCGATCGTGCCGCAGATCTGCGACGCGCTGCAGTTCGCCCACGACCTCGGTATCGTTCACCGGGACATCAAACCGGAGAACCTGCTCATCGACCGCCGCGGTCGGGTGAAGGTCGCGGACTTCGGCTTGGCGAAGCTGGTCGGCGGCGAGACCGATGATGCCGGAGCCACCGGGTTCGCCAGCGGCAGCATGGTCACCGAAGCGGGAAAGGTGATGGGCACGCCTCGCTACATGGCCCCCGAGCAGCTCGAGAGCCCCGCCGAGGTCGACCATCGTGCAGACATCTATTCCCTCGGCGTCGTACTTTATCAGATGCTGACTGGCGAGTTGCCGGGCGAGCGGCTCGAACCGCCGTCGAAGAAAGTCCGCCTCGACGTGCGGCTGGACGAGATCGTCCTGCGGGCCTTGGAAAAGCAGCCCGAGCTTCGCTACCAGCAGGCGAGCGTGATGAAGACCCGTGTCGAGCAAGCCAGTGGGCCGCCGCCGCGCACCAGCATCCGCGGACGTGCCTGGTGGAGTAACTTCCTGCAAGCCGCGGGAGCGCTGCTTCTTGTCATTGGCTTCATGGGCATGCTGCGACCCAGCGGCGGCCGTCAGGTCACCTCGCTCTATCGCAGCAATTCCGGTGACCCAGCGGCAATCACGTCGGCCCTCGTCGAGGTCATCCGCGATACCGGGCCGAATACCTCGCTCGCCGGCTCGAAGGACAGTCACACGTGGTGGATCTCCGTGCATCACGCGGATGGGCAGACGGCGCACGATGAATTCAACCGGGTCCATCAGAAGATTCAGGAGCGGTTGGGCGACAAGATCGGCGCGGTCACTGAAAGCCGCACAACTTCCGCTTCGCCAAGCCCATTCAGCCGGATCCTTTCCGGCTACCTGCTGGCGGGAGTCTGGACAGGACTTGCCGGAGCCCTCTTGGCCATTTCATCTCCCCAGTTGAGTTCAAGCACCCGGTCGGGTCGGATAGCGCTCGGGGCATTCATCGCCGCTCTCGCCGGCAGTGGACTGGTGAATACGTTCGCATCACTTGAGCACCGCTTTTCCGGTGTGATCTTCGGTGCAGTGGCGCTGCTGGTTTCCCTCGTCTGCGGCCTGATGGGCCGGCATTCCCGCGAAGGACGGATCGCCTTGGCTGGCTTCTGGGTGGTGCTCTTCCTGTGGGCGGTCCAGATGCCTTGGAGCATCATCCGTTTTCCCCGCGCTCCCGATGCCGGATTCCGACGCGTGCCTTTGACTGCCAGCGTGAATCCCATCCGCGAGACCGCTGCGTTGGAATTACCCGTCGAGGAATCCCGCTCACCCTTACTGCCGCCCTGA
- a CDS encoding RNA polymerase sigma factor, with protein MATPGDFFATTRWTMVMTAGESGGAALGDLCEAYWFPVYAYARRRGHSKEDSEDLTQGFFASLLSRGDIAGLRRESGKFRAFLLAAMKHYLANEHDKSQRLKRGGGALHLSLDWQQADLRFRLADENSLPPDAAYDREWATSLLERVLGAMASEADHRFAHLKPYLSLDREQIPYSAAALALGIEEGAVRVAVHRLRKRYRQLLRQEVARTLAEPELVDEELRSLMEAFG; from the coding sequence ATGGCCACGCCCGGTGACTTCTTTGCTACCACGCGTTGGACGATGGTGATGACGGCTGGCGAGTCGGGCGGCGCGGCTCTCGGCGACTTGTGTGAGGCGTATTGGTTTCCGGTTTACGCTTATGCCCGTCGCCGCGGTCACTCGAAGGAAGATTCGGAAGATCTGACGCAAGGGTTCTTCGCCAGCCTGTTGTCCCGCGGCGATATCGCCGGCCTGCGGCGGGAGAGCGGGAAGTTCCGGGCCTTCTTGCTCGCGGCGATGAAGCACTACCTCGCCAATGAACACGACAAGAGCCAGCGGCTGAAACGGGGCGGAGGAGCGCTGCACCTGTCGCTCGATTGGCAGCAGGCCGATCTTCGCTTCCGTCTCGCTGACGAGAACTCCCTGCCACCCGATGCCGCCTATGATCGGGAATGGGCAACCTCTTTGTTAGAGCGGGTGCTTGGGGCCATGGCCTCCGAAGCGGACCACCGCTTTGCTCACTTGAAGCCCTACCTCTCGCTCGACCGTGAACAGATTCCCTACTCCGCGGCGGCCTTGGCGCTAGGCATCGAAGAAGGAGCGGTGCGCGTCGCCGTGCACCGGCTGCGCAAGCGTTACCGACAACTTCTCCGTCAGGAAGTCGCCCGCACCTTGGCCGAGCCGGAGTTGGTGGATGAGGAATTGCGCTCGCTGATGGAGGCGTTTGGATAG
- a CDS encoding benzoate/H(+) symporter BenE family transporter — MIFDSGHTPPERRSRTSTRSRSHATLKDFSLSALVTGFVSVLVGFTSSVAIIFQTTQNLGAMPGQTAS, encoded by the coding sequence TTGATTTTCGATTCGGGCCACACCCCGCCGGAGCGACGCAGTCGCACCTCTACAAGAAGCCGTTCCCACGCAACGCTGAAGGACTTCTCGCTCTCCGCCCTCGTCACCGGATTCGTGTCGGTGCTGGTGGGCTTCACCAGCTCGGTGGCGATCATTTTCCAGACGACGCAGAATCTCGGCGCGATGCCGGGGCAGACAGCCTCCTAG